The sequence CGACGGCTCCCGCGAAGCCCGGGGTGTGGACGTCACGGGGAGAGACGTTCACCGCGACAGGGACGTAGAGCCCCTGCGCGCGCCACCGTGCGACCTGGGCGAGCGCGGTCTCCAGCACGTACTCCGTGAGGTACGGCATGAGGCCGCTGCTCTCGGCGATGGCGATGAACTCGTCCGGCGGCACCTTCCCGCGCTCCGGGTGCACCCAGCGCACGAGTGCCTCCAGGCCCGCGACTTCGCCGTCGAAACGGACCTTCGGCTGGTAGTGCAGCTCGACGTCGCCGGTGTCGAGGGCACGGCGCAGGTCGCCCAGGAGGCCCAGCCGGTCAGGGGTGTTGGAGTCGCGTTTCGACTCGTAGACCTCGACGCCGGTGCGATCGCGCTTGGCCTGGTACATCGCCACGTCCGCGCGGCGCAGCAGCCCTTCCGCGTCGAGCGCGTGGTCGGGGAAGACGGCCACGCCGGCGCTGGCCTCCAGGACGAGGGTCAGCCCGTCGAGGTCGAGGGGGGAGCCGAGTTCGCCGACCAGGCGGCGGGCGAGGCGCTGGGCGGAGGTGGTCGAGTCGGCGGCGGGAAGGAGTATCGCGAACTCGTCCCCGCCCAGCCGGGCGGCCTCCGCCTCGCGGGGCAGTGAGACCCGCAGCCGTTCGGCGACCTGGAGGAGGAGGCGGTCGCCCGCGAGATGACCGAGTGTGTCGTTGACGGAACGGAAACGATCGAGGTCGATCAGAAGGAGCGCGGTCCGGCCGCCCTCCCGTTCGGCGGCGTCGAGCGCGGTCCAGATGCGTTCGAGGAGCCACTGCCGGTTGGGCAGTCCGGTAAGCGGATCGCGCAGTTGTTCTTCAGCCCGAGCGTGCGCCATCCAAAGAGAGGTGTCGAGAGCGTAGAGGGGGATGGCGAACAGGGGTAGCAGAAAGGGCCGGTAGGCGGCGACGACGCAGATGAGGGGGGCGATCCCGAGCAGGGCGACAGCGACAAGGAATTGCCGGTTCACCGCGGTACGCGTCGCGGTGGGCAGGCGCGGGGACCGGGGGGTGTTCAGCAGCCACAGCAGGACGCGCGTGACCAGGAGGTAGGCGAGGCCCGTGAGGAGGAGTTCGGGGAGGGTGTAGAGGTCCCAGCGTTCGGGGTGCCAGGGCTGCTCGACGCTCGGCGTGACGCCGCAGGCGGCGAGCGCGAGGGCCCCGGCGACGGTGCCGAGGATGTCGACGGCACCGTGCAGAACGCCTCGGCGCCAGCGGTGCCGGCGGGCCAGGCCGACGAGCACGACGACGGTGAGGCTCACGAGGACGGCGGGCAGCCACCCGTACAGCAGCAGGACGGCGAGGGTGAGCGCGGCGCCCGAGCCTGTGCCGCCCCACCAGCGGTCCCTGCCGAGGGCGACGAGGTGCCCGACGATGAGGCCGGTGAGCACGGCAAGGGACCAGCCGTCGACACCCCCGGGGAAGAGTCCGTGCCGAGTGCCGAGGGCGCGCACGACGCCCGTACCGAGGAGCGCGGCGGCGAGTGCCACGACGGCCGCCGGCAGCGCGGGCAGCCCCCGCCCGGACGCCGCCCCGGCCCCCCTCGGTGGGCTCCCGTACGCGCTTCCCGCCCCGCCGCCGGTGCCACCACCGCGCACGCCGCCGGATATGCCTCCGTACGTTCCCGAGCCTCCGCCCTCGGCCTGGTTCACCAGCGCCCGCGCCCCGCCCTTGGCCCCACGCGCTCCGCGCCGCGCCCGAGGCGTGTCGACCCCGTTTCCACGCGCCGAGGACTTCCGCTCAGCCCCTACGGCTTGAGGTTCACGCGCCGCCGACTCGCCACTACCCGCCGCCGATTCGGACCCGCGCCCGGCCGAAGCCCCGTGCACCGCCGACGCGGAGCCACGCCCCGCCGAATCAGACCCATGCCCGGCCGCCTCGGAGCCACACCCGGCCGACGCGGCATCAGGTACCGCCAACTCAGCCCCGCGTACCGGCGACTCCGGTCGTCCACGTGCCGCGGCCCCCGCATCGGCTCGTCCGCCGCCGTGTAGATCCGAGGCGTCGGCCGCGAGCCGCTGCCGCTCCGTTCCCCGCAATGACCCCGCTCCTCCGGCAGGCTGTGCCGGGCGGTGCGGGAGAGAGGGGCGAGGGGTCGGACCCTCGGGTGGGTCGGGGGCGTCGGTGGGGGTGGCGGGCCCGGGGGGTGCGGGCGGTGGGGTGCGGGTGGGAGGCAGGGGGTCCCTTCCGGCGAGCGTGCGCAGTCTTCGCAGGGCTTGGCGCATGCGCTGCCGCAGCCTGGAGACTGGGGCGACGCTCTCGGTCGGTTCCATTCCCGTCCCTCTCACCACCGGCGGTACCCGTACCCCGGCCCGAAGCCTTCGGTGCGGAGCCCCCCGTTCCGGCCTCGCGGGCGGAGACGGCGGGCGCGCCAGTCCACACTAGGCCGCGAAGGGCCTCCTGGGGCAGGCGTAGCACGGGGTTGCCCGAATGCGCCCCGGCCTTACGGATGCGTCTGGTATGCGCCGAACGGGCGGAGCTTCACCCGCGTTCCGGCCATCCGCGACGGCGCGCGAGGCGCCGGTCAACCGCCCGCCGGGCGCCGTTCGTTCCCGTACGGGCGAGCCCGCGCACACCGCCCGAGCGCCCCGGCGCACGGCCCGTTCCGCGCCCCTCCCCCGCGGCACGGCGTGGGGGCTCCCCGCCACCCCCCAGGGCCCTCAGCGGCCTCAGCGTCCCCCGCAGCCCCAAGCCGCCCGCCGCCCCGCCGTCGCCGCGCTCAACTCCTACGCTTCCTGCCCTTCCTGTTCGCCCCGCTCCCCCGGCTCCCCCTGCTCCTCGTTCTCCTCGGCCGGTCTGACCGCCGCCTCCGTGGCTGCCTCCGGTCCCTCTTCCAGGAGGATCGCGAAGCCGTCCTCCTCCAGGACCGGGACCTTCAGCGACAGTGCCTTGTCGTACTTGGAGCCGGGGTTGTCGCCGACGACGACGAACGAGGTCTTCTTCGAGACCGAGCCCGTCACTTTCGCGCCGCGCGACTGGAGCGCCTCCTTCGCCGCGTCGCGGGTCCAGCGTTCCAGGGTGCCCGTGACGACGACGGTGAGACCTTCGAGCGGGCGCGGGCCGCTGTCGGTCTCGGACTCGGCGGCCTCCATGCGGACGCCCGCCGCCTTCCACTTGCGGAGGATCTCGCGGTGCCAGTCCTCCTCGTACCACTGCTTGAGCGAGGCGGCGATGGTCGGGCCGACGCCCTCGGTCTCAGCGAGTTCGCTCTCCTCGGCCGCGAAGATCCGGTCGATGGAGCGGAATTCGCGGGCGAGCGCGGCGGCGGCGACGGGGCCGACGTGGCGGACGGAGAGGCCGGTGAGGATCTGGGCGAGGGGGCGCTGCTTGGCGGCCTCGATGTTCTCCAGCATGGAGAGGGTGTTCTTCTTCGCGACGCCCTCCTTGTTGGCGAAGAAGGTGACGATCTTCTCCTCGCCGCTCGCCGGGTCGCGCTTGGGCAGCCCCGAGTCCTGGTCGAGGACGTAGGAGCGGATCGGGAGGAGTTCCTCGGCGGTGAGGTCGAAGAGGTCGCCCTCGTCGCGCACGGGCGGGTCGCTCGGCTCGATCGGCTGGGTGAGGGCGGTCGCGGCGACGTATCCGAGGTGTTCGATGTCGAGGCTCTTGCGGCCCGCGAGGTAGAAGATGCGCTCCCGCAACTGGGCAGGGCAGGAGCGCGCGTTGGGGCAGCGCAGATCGATGTCGCCCTCCTTCATCGCGCGCAGCGGTGTCCCGCACTCGGGGCACTCGGCGGGCATGACGAAGGCGCGTTCGCTGCCGTCGCGCAGGTCGACGACGGGTCCGAGGATCTCGGGGATGACGTCGCCCGCCTTGCGGAGCACGACGGTGTCGCCGATGAGGACGCCCTTCGCCTTGACGACGTCCTGGTTG comes from Streptomyces sp. Tu6071 and encodes:
- a CDS encoding putative bifunctional diguanylate cyclase/phosphodiesterase, which produces MNQAEGGGSGTYGGISGGVRGGGTGGGAGSAYGSPPRGAGAASGRGLPALPAAVVALAAALLGTGVVRALGTRHGLFPGGVDGWSLAVLTGLIVGHLVALGRDRWWGGTGSGAALTLAVLLLYGWLPAVLVSLTVVVLVGLARRHRWRRGVLHGAVDILGTVAGALALAACGVTPSVEQPWHPERWDLYTLPELLLTGLAYLLVTRVLLWLLNTPRSPRLPTATRTAVNRQFLVAVALLGIAPLICVVAAYRPFLLPLFAIPLYALDTSLWMAHARAEEQLRDPLTGLPNRQWLLERIWTALDAAEREGGRTALLLIDLDRFRSVNDTLGHLAGDRLLLQVAERLRVSLPREAEAARLGGDEFAILLPAADSTTSAQRLARRLVGELGSPLDLDGLTLVLEASAGVAVFPDHALDAEGLLRRADVAMYQAKRDRTGVEVYESKRDSNTPDRLGLLGDLRRALDTGDVELHYQPKVRFDGEVAGLEALVRWVHPERGKVPPDEFIAIAESSGLMPYLTEYVLETALAQVARWRAQGLYVPVAVNVSPRDVHTPGFAGAVAGRLARHGVPPGALQLEITEHVLLEDPQRAADTLAGLTGHGVKMSLDDFGTGYSSLVHLRRLPVSELKIDRSFVARLAIDTEDAEIVRCTVDLAHSLGLVVVAEGVEDDETWERLRDLGCDAVQGWLVSAAMPPEETTAWLRARGAARRLEPRAACPPQVRGGGTAAG